CAATTACGTCGCCCGTTTTTATGTTTTCAGTGTCCAATTGGTTCCGAAGGTAATAAAATGCCGAAATCATATCTTGGGTATCTTCTGGGAACGAAAAGACCGTAATTTCATCGTGCTTTTTGTCGTTTACAGTGGCTATGTTTGTAGTGTGATTGAAATCAATTTGGATATCTTTGGTATAGCCGCCCTCATCTATCTTTCGAATAAAGCGATAGGGAATATCCCTATCCTTGTCAATATAGGATTGGTAATCATCCTCAACTTTAAAAAACCATTTGGAAACTCCTATTGTTTGTCCAAAACCGCGCACATGGAAAACTTCCTTTCCATTAATCCGAGAATCTTTTACCTTTAGGGTAGCATATCCTGCCGTTACAAAACCATAATGAACTCGAAACTTAAAATATTCGCCGTCGCCGTAAGCTCTTT
The Aequorivita iocasae genome window above contains:
- a CDS encoding DUF3108 domain-containing protein, with product MKKLFALLLLFSNIFYLSAQERAYGDGEYFKFRVHYGFVTAGYATLKVKDSRINGKEVFHVRGFGQTIGVSKWFFKVEDDYQSYIDKDRDIPYRFIRKIDEGGYTKDIQIDFNHTTNIATVNDKKHDEITVFSFPEDTQDMISAFYYLRNQLDTENIKTGDVIEMNMFFDKENYKFRLKFLGKEVLDTNFGRVRTLIFRPYVQSGRVFKEKESLTVWISDDKNKIPLLVKADLAVGSLKATLTEFKGLQHSFKIIAE